A window from Candidatus Arthromitus sp. SFB-rat-Yit encodes these proteins:
- the glyA gene encoding serine hydroxymethyltransferase: MIIDREIANLILDEQDRQINNIELIASENFVSNDVLSAMGTILTNKYAEGYPNRRYYGGCEVVDKIEDLAINRMKLLFNAEYANVQPHSGSQANMAVYSSVLKHNDTILSMNLSHGGHLTHGSSVNFSGKTYNFKFYGVNKETGVIEYDEVRTLALNVKPKLIVCGYSAYARKIDFKKFREICDEVGAYMMVDMAHIAGLIAGGVHENPVPYADFVTTTTHKTLRGPRGGAILAKKEYGEKIDKAIFPGIQGGPLMHVIAAKAICFKEAMSDNFKEYAKRIIKNSNKLAEELKKRDFKLVSNGTDNHLILIDLTNKNITGKECEMLLDSIGITVNKNCIPFDTRGALITSGIRIGTAAVTTRGFGENEMLLIADIIDGVIKDRGKNSEYFKKCVRDITEQFPLFRY; encoded by the coding sequence ATGATAATAGATAGAGAAATAGCTAACTTAATTTTAGATGAACAGGATAGGCAAATTAATAATATAGAACTTATTGCTTCTGAAAATTTTGTTAGTAATGATGTGTTAAGTGCTATGGGAACTATTTTAACAAATAAATATGCTGAAGGTTATCCAAACAGAAGATATTATGGTGGGTGTGAAGTTGTAGATAAAATTGAAGATTTGGCTATAAATAGGATGAAATTATTGTTTAATGCTGAATACGCAAATGTGCAACCACATTCTGGATCACAAGCTAATATGGCGGTTTATTCTTCGGTTTTGAAACACAATGATACTATTTTATCAATGAATTTAAGTCATGGAGGGCATTTAACTCACGGAAGTTCGGTTAATTTTTCAGGAAAGACTTATAATTTTAAATTTTATGGAGTGAATAAAGAAACAGGTGTTATAGAATATGATGAGGTTAGGACTTTAGCTTTAAATGTTAAACCTAAATTGATTGTTTGTGGTTATAGTGCATATGCTAGAAAAATTGATTTTAAAAAGTTTAGAGAAATTTGTGATGAGGTTGGAGCTTATATGATGGTTGATATGGCACATATAGCTGGACTTATAGCAGGTGGTGTTCATGAAAATCCGGTGCCATATGCAGATTTTGTTACAACTACTACACATAAGACTTTACGTGGTCCACGTGGGGGAGCTATACTTGCTAAAAAAGAATATGGAGAAAAGATTGATAAGGCTATATTCCCTGGAATTCAGGGGGGTCCTTTAATGCATGTGATTGCAGCTAAAGCAATTTGTTTTAAAGAGGCTATGAGTGATAATTTTAAGGAATATGCAAAAAGAATAATTAAAAATTCAAATAAGTTGGCTGAAGAATTAAAAAAGAGAGATTTTAAATTAGTATCCAATGGTACGGATAATCATTTGATTTTGATTGATCTAACAAATAAAAATATAACAGGAAAAGAATGTGAAATGTTATTAGATAGTATAGGTATTACGGTTAATAAAAATTGCATACCTTTTGATACACGTGGGGCTTTAATTACAAGTGGTATAAGAATTGGTACTGCAGCAGTTACAACAAGGGGATTTGGTGAGAATGAAATGTTGTTAATAGCAGATATTATAGATGGTGTAATTAAGGATAGAGGAAAAAATTCTGAATATTTTAAAAAATGTGTAAGAGATATAACAGAACAATTCCCTTTATTTAGATATTAA